A stretch of the Campylobacter sp. 19-13652 genome encodes the following:
- the truD gene encoding tRNA pseudouridine(13) synthase TruD — MQQENFKPLHALSHAPINVHFSKNSDDFVVREIPLYEPSGNGEWLVLNVQKKGLSTQEALRIFSEVSGAKIKDFGVAGLKDKQGLTTQQISVHKKFQNELLDFSTPELKILSASYHDNKLKVGHLKGNSFFIRLKKVLPADAVRLEQAINAINLNGFANYFGYQRFGKYGDNAASGLEVLRGKKMKNKKMSEFLISAFQSELFNRWLSKRVEISRFADSFSINELCEIYPIDKQIAHELKAQQTLFRLLGGEIMGHYPHGKCFVLENERLSEETQRFIRRDITSCGMLLGARRLESAGFARWVEDSVFSEYYELASKMSGVYRFAWAFLKNLKYEYIEEKAHFTLSFELDKGSYATTVLRELLHSEE, encoded by the coding sequence ATGCAACAAGAAAATTTTAAGCCTCTACATGCACTATCACATGCCCCTATAAATGTGCATTTTAGCAAAAACTCAGATGATTTTGTAGTGCGAGAAATCCCGCTATATGAGCCAAGTGGTAATGGAGAGTGGCTAGTGCTAAATGTGCAAAAAAAGGGGCTTAGCACACAGGAGGCACTGAGAATTTTTAGCGAGGTAAGTGGGGCTAAGATTAAAGATTTTGGGGTAGCTGGACTAAAAGATAAACAGGGGCTAACCACCCAACAAATAAGCGTACATAAAAAATTTCAAAACGAGCTTTTAGACTTTAGCACGCCTGAGCTAAAAATACTAAGCGCAAGTTATCATGACAACAAACTAAAGGTAGGGCATTTAAAAGGCAATAGCTTTTTTATCAGGTTAAAAAAAGTACTGCCAGCTGATGCCGTGAGACTAGAACAGGCGATAAATGCGATAAATTTAAATGGATTTGCCAACTATTTTGGCTATCAGAGATTTGGCAAATATGGGGATAATGCCGCAAGCGGACTCGAGGTGTTGCGTGGTAAAAAGATGAAGAATAAAAAGATGAGTGAGTTTTTAATCTCTGCGTTTCAAAGTGAGCTTTTTAACCGATGGCTAAGCAAAAGGGTCGAGATAAGCAGATTTGCAGATAGTTTTAGCATAAATGAACTTTGTGAAATTTATCCCATAGATAAGCAAATAGCGCATGAGCTAAAGGCTCAGCAGACGCTATTTCGACTTTTAGGCGGGGAAATTATGGGGCATTATCCACATGGCAAATGCTTTGTGCTTGAGAATGAGCGGCTAAGCGAGGAGACGCAGAGATTTATACGCAGGGACATCACTAGCTGCGGAATGCTGCTTGGCGCAAGGAGGCTTGAGAGCGCTGGATTTGCACGGTGGGTAGAGGATAGCGTGTTTAGCGAGTACTATGAGCTAGCCTCCAAGATGAGTGGGGTGTATAGATTTGCGTGGGCATTTTTGAAAAATTTAAAATATGAGTACATTGAGGAGAAGGCGCATTTTACGCTATCTTTTGAGCTGGATAAAGGAAGTTACGCCACTACTGTGCTAAGAGAGCTACTACATAGCGAGGAGTAG
- a CDS encoding DASS family sodium-coupled anion symporter: protein MSHTFKCVLPIIIGLIVYGLQFVVGLPDGITPNQWLYFSIFMGVIVGLILEPIPAALIGLMGIVVAVLCKVGPKGSGALDAKITSAAAIKWGLEGFSNTIIWLIFAAFMIGIGYSKSGLGKRIALILVSRLGKTTLGLGYAIAIVDGILAPFIPSNAARSGGTLYPIISSIPEMFGSKPNDPSTRKIGAYLAWTALATTCVSSSIFLTGQAPNALAVNVAAQSGVHAPSWGGWFIALLPVSVITFLLTPYLAYKIYPPEIKKAEDVATWAASELSKLGGITKKEIAMGLISLGGLVLWVGAKQFGVNATTTAIMVIIAMILTGILKWDDILSNKPAWNVLVWFGTLVTLAGGLNNTGFLKYLGGVFSGALGSIEPLYAIVGLILIFYYIHYFFASGTAHVTALLGVFIAIASGISGYDASVITLLILLPMGFMGVLTPYGTGHSPLWFASGYIPTSDFWRLGAIFGTIYMIIYLVVGLPWVLFVAKDFAF, encoded by the coding sequence ATGTCTCATACATTTAAATGTGTGTTGCCCATTATCATAGGGCTTATTGTGTATGGTTTGCAGTTTGTGGTTGGCTTACCTGATGGGATAACTCCAAATCAGTGGCTTTACTTTTCAATATTTATGGGCGTTATAGTGGGGCTTATTTTAGAGCCTATTCCGGCAGCTCTTATTGGACTTATGGGTATAGTTGTGGCCGTGCTTTGCAAGGTGGGTCCAAAAGGAAGTGGTGCGCTTGATGCCAAAATAACGTCAGCGGCAGCGATAAAATGGGGGCTTGAAGGATTTTCTAATACCATAATTTGGCTTATTTTTGCCGCATTTATGATAGGTATAGGCTACTCAAAAAGTGGGCTTGGTAAACGTATAGCGCTTATTTTGGTTAGCCGTCTTGGTAAGACCACCTTAGGACTTGGATATGCTATTGCTATCGTAGATGGTATTTTGGCTCCGTTTATCCCTAGTAACGCCGCAAGAAGCGGTGGCACGCTATATCCTATTATCTCAAGTATACCTGAAATGTTTGGTTCAAAGCCAAATGACCCTAGTACTCGCAAAATAGGTGCATATCTAGCATGGACTGCGCTTGCTACTACCTGCGTGTCTAGTTCAATATTTTTAACAGGGCAAGCTCCAAACGCCCTAGCTGTAAACGTAGCAGCTCAATCTGGTGTACATGCTCCTAGCTGGGGTGGATGGTTTATTGCGCTTTTGCCAGTTAGTGTTATTACATTTTTACTTACCCCTTATTTGGCTTATAAAATTTATCCGCCTGAAATAAAAAAGGCTGAAGATGTGGCTACTTGGGCCGCAAGTGAGCTTAGTAAATTAGGCGGAATAACCAAAAAAGAGATAGCTATGGGACTTATTTCTCTTGGTGGCTTGGTGCTTTGGGTTGGCGCAAAGCAGTTTGGAGTAAATGCAACAACAACAGCCATAATGGTAATAATAGCTATGATACTTACAGGCATACTCAAATGGGATGATATTTTGTCAAATAAGCCAGCATGGAATGTTTTAGTCTGGTTTGGTACTCTTGTAACATTAGCAGGTGGGTTAAATAATACTGGATTTTTAAAATATCTAGGAGGGGTTTTCTCTGGCGCACTTGGCAGCATAGAGCCTTTATATGCTATTGTAGGGCTTATTTTAATCTTTTATTATATTCACTATTTCTTTGCATCTGGCACAGCTCACGTCACTGCACTTCTTGGTGTGTTTATAGCCATTGCAAGCGGTATTTCTGGATATGATGCTTCAGTTATTACTCTGCTTATTCTGCTTCCTATGGGCTTTATGGGCGTGCTTACGCCTTATGGTACAGGACATAGTCCACTTTGGTTTGCAAGCGGATATATACCGACGAGTGATTTTTGGAGGCTTGGGGCTATATTTGGTACGATTTATATGATTATTTATCTAGTAGTTGGGCTTCCGTGGGTACTTTTTGTGGCAAAAGATTTTGCGTTTTAG